One Companilactobacillus farciminis KCTC 3681 = DSM 20184 genomic window, AAACATCAGTGTGCAATTGTTTCTTCAAACGGTCTTCAATCTTTCTAGCAGTAACTTCTGTACCTTCACGGCCAGCAAATGGTGAGTTGTTTTGTAAGAACATCATCTTCAATGTTGGTTCATCAATACGTAGCAATGGAAGTGCTTCTTGATGGTCAACTGGTGTAACAGTTTCACCAACGAAAATATCTTCCATACCAGAAACAGCAATTAAGTCTCCGGCTTTAGCTTCATTGATTTCAACACGGTTCAAGCCCATGAAACCAAATAACTTAGTTACACGGAAGTTCTTCGTTGAACCGTCAAGTTTCATAACAGTAACGCTGTCCCCAACTTTGATCTTACCTCTAAATACACGACCAATACCGATACGACCAACGTAATCGTTGTAGTCTAGTAGGGCAACTTGGAATTGTAATGGTTCATCTGAGTTGTCGATTGGTGCAGGGATTGTCTTCAAAATTGTATCGAACAATGGGTCCATTGTGTGTTCTTGATCAGCTGGGTCATCTGAATAACTTGATGTACCGTTGATAGCTGAAGCGTAAATAACAGGGAAATCAAGTTGTGAGTCGTCAGCACCTAATTCGATGAATAGTTCAAGCACTTCGTCAACAACTTCTGCAGGACGAGCACCTGGTCTATCAATTTTGTTAATAACAACGATTGGTGTTAAGTGTTGTTCCAAAGCTTTCTTCAAAACAAAACGTGTTTGAGGCATTGTACCTTCATAGGCATCAACAACTAGCAATACACCATCAACCATCTTCATGATACGTTCAACTTCACCACCGAAGTCCGCGTGTCCTGGTGTATCCAAGATATTGATCTTCTTACCCTTGTAATCAACAGCTGTATTCTTTGAAAGGATTGTGATACCACGTTCTCTTTCAATAGCATTTGAATCAAGCGCACGGTCTTGGATTTCGTAGTGCTTTCCTAGTGTGTCTGATTGTTTTAGCATTTCGTTAACT contains:
- the typA gene encoding translational GTPase TypA → MEGRTNLTKRREDIRNIAIIAHVDHGKTTLVNEMLKQSDTLGKHYEIQDRALDSNAIERERGITILSKNTAVDYKGKKINILDTPGHADFGGEVERIMKMVDGVLLVVDAYEGTMPQTRFVLKKALEQHLTPIVVINKIDRPGARPAEVVDEVLELFIELGADDSQLDFPVIYASAINGTSSYSDDPADQEHTMDPLFDTILKTIPAPIDNSDEPLQFQVALLDYNDYVGRIGIGRVFRGKIKVGDSVTVMKLDGSTKNFRVTKLFGFMGLNRVEINEAKAGDLIAVSGMEDIFVGETVTPVDHQEALPLLRIDEPTLKMMFLQNNSPFAGREGTEVTARKIEDRLKKQLHTDVSLKVEDTDQAGAWMVSGRGELHLSILVEEMRREGFELQLSRPEVIYKTIDNQKCEPYEEVTIDTPDEYVGSVIDSMAQRKGDMENMESTGNGQTKLIFSAPSRGLIGYSTEFLSMTGGYGILNHTFSEYKPVVKNWNPGRRTGALVSINQGPSTTYSLQSVEDRGTLFIGAGVDVYEGMIVGESSRDQDIAVTVTKGKNLTNTRASGKDHAAAIKTPKDMSLEQSIEFLNEDELCEVTPESVRLRKKILNTNERKKFDKQKKNTK